The Nostoc sp. NIES-3756 DNA window AACAACATCAGTAGTTGGTAGGGCTTGAGTTTTCTTATCTATTCGTCTTTCTTTATATTTACGTAATTGTCGGGAAATCTTGTCTGCTACTAAGTCAATACTTGCGTATAAATTTTCGCTGCTCTCCTCCGCGCGGATTACACTACCATTTGCAAAGATGGTGACTTCCGCCGCTTGTTTGGGGTTAATTCGGGGATTGCGAGCTACGCTTAAATGGACATCCACTTCGTTAGTGATGTTCTGAAAGTGACTAACTGCCTTTTCAATTTTTTGATGCACATATTCTCGAATCGCATCGGTAATTTCTATATTTTTGCCGTGGATGACAAGCTTCATGTAAACTCTCCCGCTCGGTAGCACAATATTTGATGTTGTTTATGTATGAAAAGAGATTGCGGTAAGTTCTATTTATTGCACCAACACCATCTTTTGAACTTTTTTTATGTACTGCTAGCTTTTTGTCTTTAAGCTTTTTACATCCTGCTTGTGATAGTTCTACCTAACTTACGTTGCTCCTAACTGTTCGCTAGACAATTGGATGAGCGCATATCTTTCTCAATTAAGGTAGTGTGAGCAATAACTGTTTTGACTTTATTCTTCATTAAAACAAACTTTATATAACTGTTAGTAGTTACTTATTGTTTGTTAAAAGTGTTTTTGCTCAACGTCAAGGGATTACACAAGTTCTGTAGATGCAAATAACTCATTTTAGATTCATCAGCCAGTGTATCTGTTCCTCTGAACTTGGCGTGATGCTTATTGTAGAGAATCCCTCCCAACACCTGATGTGGTTATATATTCAAACTAGCACTTTGTATTTCCTATGGCTGGTTCCCTTT harbors:
- the hpf gene encoding ribosome hibernation-promoting factor, HPF/YfiA family codes for the protein MKLVIHGKNIEITDAIREYVHQKIEKAVSHFQNITNEVDVHLSVARNPRINPKQAAEVTIFANGSVIRAEESSENLYASIDLVADKISRQLRKYKERRIDKKTQALPTTDVVVPEPVVADLIGDRTPELPQEVVRTKYFSMPPMTVAEALEQLQLVGHDFYMFHNAETGEINVIYERNHGGYGVIQPRNNNGHTNGKNGKTHHVVMPEKSHSK